A segment of the Deltaproteobacteria bacterium genome:
GCCACGTGCTCGAGGACGAAACTCTCTTAGATTTTCTCGAAGAGCCCTACCGCAGTTGCCGCACCCAGGGCGGCATCATCGGGCCGATCCGCCAAGTTATGGGCAATGTGTTTCCGGCACTGGACTTCCTGCACTTGGCGACGTTCAAGCGCAGCGAGCGCGCCTTCGGCGGCGGCAAGCGCGTCGGCCCGGAGGAGTGGGTCAACTTCTTGGAAGTATCCAAGTTCGAAACCGCATTTCTTTACCCCACCGCCGGCTTGTCCATGGGCAACATCGTCCATCCCGACTGGGCCTGCGTGGTCGCTCGCGCCTATAACAATTGGCTGCACGAGCGCTACATGAAGCGCAGCCCCAGATTAAAGGGAATGGCGCTGATCCCGATGCAGGACGTCACCGAAGCGGTCAACGAGCTGCGCCGAGCGGTAAAAGATCTGGGCATGCCCGGCGCCATGCTGCCGTCGCGCGGCCTGCCCTTCGATCTCGGTCACCGCACCTATTGGCCGGTCTATGCTGAAGCAGAGAAACTCGGCTGCGCCCTCGCCATCCATGGCGGCTGCCATCACGGCATGGGGCTCGACACGTTTGAAACTTTTGTGCCGATCCATGGATTGGGCCATCCGTTGTCTTTGATCATCGCTTTCTCCGGCATGGTTTATCATGGCGTCTTCGATCAGTTTCCCAAACTGCGCCTCGGTTTTCTCGAAGGCGGCGCGGCCTGGGCGACGTTTTGGATGGACCGCATGGACCGCTCGCACCACTACTTTGGCGAATTAAATCTGCGCGAGCGCTACAAAGGCCCGTCGATGCAAAAGAAGCCGAGTGACTATGTCAAGCTTCCTAACGTTTACATCGGCTGCGAAGGCGGTGAAGACGGCTTAGACTACCAGGTCAAGCGCAGTGGCAACGGCCACTTTCTGTTTGCCAGCGACTTCCCGCACGAGATCGGCCCGGAGGACATTCTCCACGAGATCGAAGAGGTCGAAGAGTACGTGGGACTGACGGACGAAGATAAGACAGCTATCTTGGGCGGCAATGCCCGGCGATTTTACAATATGTGAGAGATAGACTAACTCACCGCGAAGACACGAAGACCGCGAAGGGAAGAAAAGATTTTTCTGAAAGACGCCTTTTTCCGCACTTCGTGGTCTTCGTGCCTTCGTGGTGAACGATGTTTTTTCCTTTTAGATAGGAGCACGCTGATGGCACCACACATTCACGGCCCGCTTTACTACGAACGCATGGGCCGCACCGGACCGGTGCTCGCGTTTATTCATCCCAACCCAATGGATCAGTCGTGTTGGATTTTTCAGCTGGCGCACTTCTCGACCTGGTATCGCTGCATGGCGATCGACGTGCCGGGCTATGGCCGCTCGCCCAAGGCTAGCGCCGGATTGACCATGGACGACATGGCGCAGGCTTGCTGGGAGGCGATCGATGAAATCGCGCCGGGGGAAAAAGCGATTCTAGTCGGCTGCTCGGTCGGCTCGTCGATTGCGCCGTTCATGTTTCATCAGCGCCCGGACAAAACCGCGGCGCTGGTCGTCTGCGGCACGGGTTACAACCCGACCAAAGAATTTACTAAAAAGCGCATCGACAATTACACCGCGGAAGGGATCAACTACCGCTGGCGCTACACCTTCGAGGACATGAGCGCCGCGTTTCGCACCACGCCGCTGGCGCATTACTTCGCCAACATGTTCACCGAGCGCAACGACATGGCTGACGTGGAAACGATCATTCACCAATTCCGCGCGTTGGCGCAGCCCTACCCGGAAGGTCATCACGAGCGCATCGCCTGCCCGATGATTATCTTGACCGGCAGCGAAGACGGCAGCCACCCGGGCAGCTTCGCGCTGCAGCAGCGCGTGCCCAATTGTGAATTGAAAGTGTTACCGGGAGCGGGCCACGCCTGTCAGCTCGAGCAGCCGTGGCTGTTCAATCGATTCATGATCGAGTTTCTGACCAGGCATGGGTTGTTCCCGGGAAAATGAAGAAGGGCCGCTAGTTCTTGACGGCACGCTATGAATTGCCATCATGGCCTCTATCCAAGTCCTCAGCGAGCCCATCGAGTTTCATTGCGATCACCGTGGTTTGGTTTTTGAGCCATTGCTAGCCGGCCAATTCGACGCGCAACGCAACCTCCACGTTGTACTGACGGCACCCGGCCATGTGCGAGGCAACCATTACCATCGGCAAGGCACCGAGGTACTTGCAGTCGTTGGCTCCTGGCTGATTCGCTATCGAGAAAACAACGCTATTAGAGAACTCACCCTCGGCGAGAAACAAGCCATGCGTATGACAATCCCGCCGGGGATTGCGCATGCATTCAAATACATCGGAACCGGTTCAGGACTTCTTGTCGCCTTTACCGACTTGGACCGCGATGCGGCGTTGGCTGACGTGGAGAAGGACGTACTGATCGCCCCGTGATTTTCTCTTGTAATTTTTCACTGCCGGTTATAAGCGATTGCTAATCTCATTATCGACGGAGGACAACCGATGGCACAGGTACAGAATTGGGATTACGAAGCCGACGTCGTGGTGATCGGTGCTGGCGCGGCCGGGCTGCCCGCGGCGATCAAAGCGGCCGACGGCGGCGCCACGGTCATTGTCGTCGAGGCGAATTACGACGTTGGCGGCCATGCGATTGTCAGCGGCGGCAACGTGCCGCTCGGCGGCGGCACCAGCGCGCAGAAGAAATACGGCATCAAAGACTCGCCTGATATTGTTTTTTCCGACTTGACCGACTGGACGGTCCTGGAGAACAACGGCTGGCCCAACTACCGCTACAACGACCGCGAGGTGATGCGCGCCTTTGCCGACCACTGCGCGCCGACGTTTGAATTTCTTTTAGAGAATGGCGTGAAGTTCAAAGAAATCGCGCCCGACAACCAGGGCGGCCACTGTTTGGGCAACACCGCGCCACGCGAGAACCACGCGTTTTGGACCAAGGGAGCGGGCCCGGAAAGCCCCAACGCGCGGCCAGGCACCGGCGTGATCAGGCCGTTGGAAGATAGCGCGCGCAAGAAAGGTGTGCGTTTCTTGCTCAACCATCAGATGACCGGCTTCGTGCGCGAAGGGCAGAAATCCGGCCGCGTGATCGGCGTGACCGCCGAGTACAGGCCGCGCATCATGCCCGGCCAGTCGACGCCGCTGAAAAGCTTTCGCTCCGACGGCAACATCGACGATACCAAACCGTCGTGCAGCGTGCGCGCCCGCAAAGCGGTCATCGTTGCCACCGGCGGCATGACCAGCGACGTCAACTTCCGGCGCATGTTCGATCCGCGCTTGACTGAGGTCTTGACCGTCGCCGGCGAGCCCTACAGCTATCAAGACGCCAGCGGCGAGCGCGCCGCCATGGACATCGGCGCGGCGCTGTGGGGACTGGTCAACCAGACCCTGGAGGTTGGCGACCAGATTCGCACCCAACGGGTGCTCGGCACCAAGTGGAACTATATGAACTGGGAGCTGGAGTCGCCGATTTTTCCGCTGGTGAAAGCGGTCGGCCTGACCCTCAAAGATTGGCAGAACGTGATTCTCGTCAACCAGGTTGGCAAGCGTTTTTACGACGAGACCAAGGGTGACTATCCGCACGGCAATGTCGCCGGCGACATCGATCCTTATACGCACAATGACTTTCGCAATCACGACAAGATTCACTTCCATCCCAACCACTACAACTTCTTTAACGCTGCGGTGGCGATGAACGAATATTCCGAAGCGCCGGAGTATTCCGCCGGGCCGATCTGGGCAATCTTCGACGCCGATGCGGTGGCGCGCAACAAATGGATCGTCGAGCCGCCCCACGTCGACCCGGACGGCTATTTTTTCAGCGCCAATACCATTCGCGAATTGGCCGGCAAGATCAAAAGCGAGTTTCAAGCCAAACCGATGAAAGGCGAAGTGCTCGAAGCAACGGTGGCGCGCTACAATTCATTCGTCGACAAGGGCGTCGACGAAGACTTCAGTAAGCCAACGCCGAAATACAAAATCGAAAAGGCGCCCTTCTATGCCGCCTGGGGCACGCCCAACGTGCACGACACCCGCGCGGGCTTGCGCATCAACGGCAACTGCCAAGTCCTCGACATGGACGGCAAATTGATTGCCGGCCTGTACTGCGCCGGCGAAAGCGCAGGCGGCTTCAACCAGCACGGCTTGGGCCGCTGCACGACGCAAGGATTTATTTCCGGGATGAGCGCGGCGAAGGAAAAATAAGCTGGCCAGCGCTCGTTCAAGCGGTTCATCCTTCCCTCGATATACGTTACACGCTACTTGGGACGGTCGGAAAAAATACCGTTTCCCCGTCCGCCCCGAGTAGCGAATAGCGAGGAAGTAAGCCCGCAGGGCTGGATCAGGGGCGCTCAGTCAAAATCCTACCGCCCATGACCTCTGTACCCAGCGAAGAAAATTCTTATCAACGGGACCACGCTCTGCGCATGCTTGCGAGCTATGCTCATTGGACCGGCAAACACCTAATCGAGCCTGAGCTGCCGCCGAGCGAACGAGCGCGGCGGCTCTTCGAAGCGCCCTTCGCAGCCCTATCCCACAATACTGCCGCCGATCCGATCTTGAACTATGCGAATCGTACCGGGTTACAGCTTTTCGAGCCTTCCTGGGCGGAACTCATGCAAACGCCGTCGCGCCAGACTGCTGAGCCCATGCATCGCGAAGAGCGGGCGCGCCTGCTCGATGCCGTTACCAAGCGGGGCTTCATCGACGACTACCGCGGCATTCGTATTTCCAAAACCGGCCGCAGGTTTCTCATCGAGCGAGCGACGGTGTGGAATCTCCTCGATGAAAACGGCGCCCCGTATGGTCAGGCAGCGACTTTCAGTCAGTGGCACTATCTCGAATGACAATGAGGCAAACACAGGGAGGACGCGATGATGGCAAAGGCTCTAACTCTAATCCTGCTCCTCCTCCGCGCCGAGGAAATAGCCAAAGCGCAAGCCGCGCGATGCAAAGATTCTCATAACGCATTTCACCGAATCTGTTGGCCGACAATTGTTTAATATCGGCGACTCATGTACTGCTGCTAAAAACGCCTGCGGCGATGCTTGATTTTTATTCGCCATGCCATCGATAACGTGATCCCCAAACTTTCAGAACTATTCTATGGTTGGCGCATGGTCGGACTATCGGCCGCCATGCGCGTGCTTGGCGCCGGTCTACACAGTTTCGGCTTTACGATCTTTTTCCTGCCGTTAAGCCAAGATCTCCACCTGAGCCGCACCGCGACTTCCTTCGCGTTCTCCCTCGCGCGCGCTGAGGGTGCCATCGAAGGGCCCCTTGTCGGGCACATTCTCGACCGCTACGGCCCGCGACCGGTGATGTTCGCGGCCATATTACTGATGGGGTTTGGTTACCTGCTACTTTCTACCGTCGACGGTTACGCGATGTTCCTCGTCGTGTATCTCGGCATGATCTCGATCGCCCACTCCGGTGGCTTCATGCACGCGCCGATCGTATTGGTCAATAGTTGGTTTATTCGCCAGCGCGCCCGCGCGATTACGCTCAACAGCGCGGCTTTCAGTCTGGGCGGAGTTTTGATCGCGCCGATTCTTAGCGTGATTGTCTTGTCCTGGGGTTGGCGCATTGGCGCCGCCTTTGCCGGCGTGATGTTCTTGCTGATCGGCCTTCCGATATGCATGGCGATTCGCCGCTCGCCGGAGAGCATGGGGCTTTTGCCCGACGGCGATCCGCCGCAACCTTCACAAGCAGAGTCGCAGCGCACAGGAGCAGCTCGGACACCAGCCAAAGAAGTGAACGTTACGGCCAGCGATGCGTTTCGCTCGTTTACTTTTTGGACTTTGGTATTCGGCAACGCGATCCGCAACATGGCCTACCACGGCATCTCGACGCATTTTGTGCCGATCATGGTCTGGAAAGGCATGACGCAGGCTCAAGCGGCGTTCTTGCTCAGCTCTTTCGCGCTACTCGGCTTTATCAGCACCTTGGCGTTCGGCTGGTTTGCCGACCGCATGAACAAACCGCGGCTGGTATCGACGATCCTGTTCATCGCTGCCGCCGGCATGTTGCTGCCGCTGTTTGGCAATTCAATCTGGATACTCTGGCTCTTCACACTCCTGTTTACCTGTGTCGAAGCGACCTATGCCGTCGGCTGGGCGGTGGTCGGTGACTTCTTCGGTCGCACCCACTTCGCCAAGATCCGCGGCTACATGAGTTTCTTTTACATGTGGGGTGGCGTCGTCGGGCCGGTGATCGCCGGCGCCATTTGGGACCGCTGGCAAACCTACGAGCCGCTGCTCTGGGGCTTGATCGTCTTGTTTACCATCGCCGGCATCACCTTTGGCATGCTGAGCAAGAAATGGGCAGCATTGCGAGCGCCATCGAAGAGCCCGCCGGGAGAATAAGCCGTGATGAAGCGTAGCTGCTTGCCGCGGTAGAAGTCAGCCACCGAAGATGGCGGCGAGGGCTGGCGGTCAAGCGAATGGCTCCACGACAACCGCGAGGAAGCAGTCAAGTTTCCGGCCCAATTACAAAACTTGACCGCAAGTTTGACATGACGGGGATTTTCTGGCTCTTTTCAAATTTTGCGAAGGGAGCCATCGCCATGCAAGCATCATCGATCAAGGTAGGAGTCATTACCGACCAGACGGGCCCACTCTCATTTATGGGCATCGCCAACGCCAATGTGGCCAAGATGGTCATTGACGACATCAACGCCAAGGGCGGCTTATTGGGGCGACACGTAGAGCTGTGCCTTGAGGACGGTGCGACTACGGACAGTGTCGCGGCGGCCAAAGCCACTAAGCTCGTCGAGCGCGACCACGTGGACGTGATCTTCGGCGGCATCTATAGCTCCACGCGATAGGCGATCAAGGGACCGGCTGTCACAGACGGTAAGAAGCTCTACCTCTATCCGGAGCAGTATGAGGGGCAGGAGTGCCACCCGTTGATTTTCTGTACCGGCCCCGTGCCGGCGCAGCAGCTTGAGCCGCTGATTCCTTGGCTGATGCAGCAAACCGGCGCGAAGAAATTCTACTTGCCGTCGGCGGATTATATCTGGCCGCACACGATGAACCGGAGAGTGCTTGAGCTAGTCACGGCAAATGGCGGCGCCATCGTCGGAGAGGAATATTTTCCTCTCGATCACGCCAATTATGCCAAGACAGTGGACAAGATTACCTCCACCGGCGCCGAGGTCGTTTTCAATACCATCGTCCCGCCCGGGCTCACGCCGTTCCTAGAGCAGCTTTACAACTCCGGCTTCGCGCGGCGCGGCGGCAAGATCGTTTGCACTTACTTCGACGAGAACTTTCTCAATTTGGTGCCGGCTGATCATGTCGAAGGACTCTACAGCTGCCTCGACTACTACCAGGAAATCAGCGATCCCTTCAGTAAGGAACTGCTCGACCGTTACAACAAACTGTATTCCGGCAGCGCCAAATTTACCGCCGGCAGCGCGTGCTCGGGCATGTACCGTGCGTTGAGGCTTTGGGAAGCCGCCGTGAAAGAGGCCGGTTCGCTCAAGCAAGAAGACGTCATCAAGGCGCTAGACCATGCAAGGATTGCCGAGGGGCCGGGCGGTCCGGCTGAAATGGTGCCGGGGCAGCATCACGTGCGCATGAACATGTACATCGCCCAGGCGCAGAACAGCCATTTCAAGGTCGTCAAAAGCTTGGGAATGGTCGACCCCAAGGAATGCATGCAGGGCGTAAAGTAAGCGGCTGCAGCTTTCCTCGTCTAACTGATAGCGATCCGATGGATCGCCACTTTTTGCCCGACGCCTTTCACTTGCACATGGTCGGCGGAGGCTCGATGCGCTGCGACCAAATCGGCGACGCCTGGGGCTTCCATCACCTCCTGGCTGATACACACTTCGTCGCCCTCAACCAACCCTTGCACGCGCGCGGCGATGTTTACGTCCTGTCCGAAATAATCGATCCGGTCATTGAGCGACACCGCGACCGACCGGCCCTTGTGGATGCCGACCTTCAGGATGAGCGGCCGTGAAACGGTCCGATTGAAGCGCACCAGTTCCTGGACCATCTCGATGCCTGCGCCGACCGCGTCACGAGACCGTTCAAAAGCCGCGAGAATCGCGTCGCCGATCGTCTTAACGATGATGCCGGAGCGTGCGCTGACAACCTTGTTCAGGATCTCGAAGTGCTGGCGCACTAAAAAATAGGCGTTCAAATCGCCCACCGTATCGTAGAGCGAGGTCGAGCCCTTCAGATCGGTGAAGAGGTAGGTCATGTCGGCGACGGGCAAGCCTTCGCCTTCGTTAATGAGCTGCGTCTTGTACAGCTCGCGAAACGTCGGCGTGAGCAGCAGCCTCTTGCCGGACAAGAACCGTTCGTATTCGACCCGATGCGGTTCGAAGGCCGGAGGATACTGAATCATCCAGAAACGGCCGAGCTCGTTCATCCGATTGGCGATTTCGATTCGATGTTTGCCGGGGTGGACGTCGGCGACCTGCCGGAACGAAAAACGCCCCTCGCCCAAGACTTTATCCCGCGGCTCCGTTGGCCGGTTCGGCACCAGGAATTTGCCGCCGTCGAGTTGGATCTGCGTCCGTTGCGGTTCGGCGGTTTGCCCCTCCACGAAGAAAACCAAGAGCAGGTTGTGGCTCAGATCGAGCACTTCGAATCGGCCAGCAGAAATATCAAAGTCGAAGGCACACTGCTGGTGCGCATCGATGTCGACGAATTTTCGCGACAAAGCCGCGACCAACTGCTCAGGGGTCATGCCGTGCGGCGGCTTGAAGCCCTTGGCGAAATGATAGCGCAGGTAATAGTCCTCGACGGACAGCGCTTTGGGGTGGTGAAAAATGTTGTATCGAATCTTTTCAGGAAGCGTGAAGGTCACCTGGATATAGTCGTCGAGCCCCACCTCATTGATCGCGTTGCAGAACTCGCACTGAAAGCGCGGATGGACCTTGTCCAGCTCGCGAAAGCTGCCAGCAATCTGGGGACAGTACGCGCACAGAAGCTGCCAATCCATCTCGAACAGACCGACTTTCGCCGCATGGATGAACAGCTCTATAGCGTCTGCTTCCGATAGGCCGGCCGTGCTGCCATAATGGATCGGGTTGACGCGAAACAGATCGTAATCGTCGGCCGTGCGAATGAAGTGCTCCAGCGCGGGCAGCACAGGCGACGCCCAAGCTTTGGCCGCCGCTAACTCCGACAGCCGCTGCCGTAAGACTATTTCGTCGACGGGGGAAGGACTGGTCATGCGCAAGGCCTACCACACCGGGAAACCCGCAGCAAATGACGGAACCCGCACTAGGTCAAATCGAACGTGGCTGCATGGACAAAATCACTGCGGCTTTTTGAGGCGCTCGATCTGCGCTTTGAACTTCTCACAGGGGTCTTCGTTGTCGACGCGCGGGGTAAACCAAAGATAATCGAAGGGCGCGCGGCCCGCGTCCTCGGGCAAAGCATACAGTCCTGGATCGACAGCACGCTCATCGACCTCGGTAAAAGCAATGCTGACAACCCGCTTATTCCCCGCCGCTGCCGCGAGATAGATGGGCACACCGTAGTCATTACGCCCATGGCCTGATCCAGCGATCAACACAGCGCCGTCGGCAGTGGCGCCCTTGATCAGACTCCGCGCCATCTGCGCGTCTCTGGCGCGCTGCACTTCGACCATCGCGTTGACGCTCGCCTCGGAGCCGTAGCCGCAATGGGAGTGGCGAATGTCCGCGGCCATTCTAGCTCGCAGCGGATCGGCTAGCGGCCGATCCAACCCCAACTCACGTGTCAAAGACGCATCGAGGGCTTGCCCATCGCGGCTCATTTTCCGTGCGGTGCTATTCGACAGATTGGCCGCAATGATCGGCTGTCTTGCGCCAAGCGCCGCTTCGGCAATGGGTTGGTACATCGCCCAGTCCGGCCAGCCGCTCGTGTCCCAGTTCACTGCCGGTCCCAAACCGGCGGCATCTTTCGGTGCTCGCGCCAGATGACTCGCGATCGCGTCGGCGTCATCGGCGGTGTACATTTCAAACGCCACGGCAGGTCTTCGCCCAGCCCCAATCAGCGTCCGTAATATATCAGCTTGCAAACGGTGATGATCGGGATTGTCGTGCTTCTCACCGAGCAGCACGAAATCGGCGCGTGCCAAGCGGGTATCGAGATCGCGGCGGTCGATAAACTTCCCAGCCGCTACATCCCAGATACGACCGACAAGCACGTGGTCGCGGCCGAGCGGGGCTTGCCACGAGGAGGCCGAACATGCCGACAGAACGTTCAGCAGCCCTAACAGGGGAATCCAACCAACTGACGGCCTTCGCATACAAGCAGGATAACACGCGGGAC
Coding sequences within it:
- a CDS encoding amidohydrolase; this translates as MERKLIDADGHVLEDETLLDFLEEPYRSCRTQGGIIGPIRQVMGNVFPALDFLHLATFKRSERAFGGGKRVGPEEWVNFLEVSKFETAFLYPTAGLSMGNIVHPDWACVVARAYNNWLHERYMKRSPRLKGMALIPMQDVTEAVNELRRAVKDLGMPGAMLPSRGLPFDLGHRTYWPVYAEAEKLGCALAIHGGCHHGMGLDTFETFVPIHGLGHPLSLIIAFSGMVYHGVFDQFPKLRLGFLEGGAAWATFWMDRMDRSHHYFGELNLRERYKGPSMQKKPSDYVKLPNVYIGCEGGEDGLDYQVKRSGNGHFLFASDFPHEIGPEDILHEIEEVEEYVGLTDEDKTAILGGNARRFYNM
- a CDS encoding alpha/beta hydrolase is translated as MAPHIHGPLYYERMGRTGPVLAFIHPNPMDQSCWIFQLAHFSTWYRCMAIDVPGYGRSPKASAGLTMDDMAQACWEAIDEIAPGEKAILVGCSVGSSIAPFMFHQRPDKTAALVVCGTGYNPTKEFTKKRIDNYTAEGINYRWRYTFEDMSAAFRTTPLAHYFANMFTERNDMADVETIIHQFRALAQPYPEGHHERIACPMIILTGSEDGSHPGSFALQQRVPNCELKVLPGAGHACQLEQPWLFNRFMIEFLTRHGLFPGK
- a CDS encoding FAD-dependent oxidoreductase → MAQVQNWDYEADVVVIGAGAAGLPAAIKAADGGATVIVVEANYDVGGHAIVSGGNVPLGGGTSAQKKYGIKDSPDIVFSDLTDWTVLENNGWPNYRYNDREVMRAFADHCAPTFEFLLENGVKFKEIAPDNQGGHCLGNTAPRENHAFWTKGAGPESPNARPGTGVIRPLEDSARKKGVRFLLNHQMTGFVREGQKSGRVIGVTAEYRPRIMPGQSTPLKSFRSDGNIDDTKPSCSVRARKAVIVATGGMTSDVNFRRMFDPRLTEVLTVAGEPYSYQDASGERAAMDIGAALWGLVNQTLEVGDQIRTQRVLGTKWNYMNWELESPIFPLVKAVGLTLKDWQNVILVNQVGKRFYDETKGDYPHGNVAGDIDPYTHNDFRNHDKIHFHPNHYNFFNAAVAMNEYSEAPEYSAGPIWAIFDADAVARNKWIVEPPHVDPDGYFFSANTIRELAGKIKSEFQAKPMKGEVLEATVARYNSFVDKGVDEDFSKPTPKYKIEKAPFYAAWGTPNVHDTRAGLRINGNCQVLDMDGKLIAGLYCAGESAGGFNQHGLGRCTTQGFISGMSAAKEK
- a CDS encoding MEKHLA domain-containing protein — protein: MTSVPSEENSYQRDHALRMLASYAHWTGKHLIEPELPPSERARRLFEAPFAALSHNTAADPILNYANRTGLQLFEPSWAELMQTPSRQTAEPMHREERARLLDAVTKRGFIDDYRGIRISKTGRRFLIERATVWNLLDENGAPYGQAATFSQWHYLE
- a CDS encoding MFS transporter, translating into MIFIRHAIDNVIPKLSELFYGWRMVGLSAAMRVLGAGLHSFGFTIFFLPLSQDLHLSRTATSFAFSLARAEGAIEGPLVGHILDRYGPRPVMFAAILLMGFGYLLLSTVDGYAMFLVVYLGMISIAHSGGFMHAPIVLVNSWFIRQRARAITLNSAAFSLGGVLIAPILSVIVLSWGWRIGAAFAGVMFLLIGLPICMAIRRSPESMGLLPDGDPPQPSQAESQRTGAARTPAKEVNVTASDAFRSFTFWTLVFGNAIRNMAYHGISTHFVPIMVWKGMTQAQAAFLLSSFALLGFISTLAFGWFADRMNKPRLVSTILFIAAAGMLLPLFGNSIWILWLFTLLFTCVEATYAVGWAVVGDFFGRTHFAKIRGYMSFFYMWGGVVGPVIAGAIWDRWQTYEPLLWGLIVLFTIAGITFGMLSKKWAALRAPSKSPPGE
- a CDS encoding adenylate/guanylate cyclase domain-containing protein, producing the protein MTSPSPVDEIVLRQRLSELAAAKAWASPVLPALEHFIRTADDYDLFRVNPIHYGSTAGLSEADAIELFIHAAKVGLFEMDWQLLCAYCPQIAGSFRELDKVHPRFQCEFCNAINEVGLDDYIQVTFTLPEKIRYNIFHHPKALSVEDYYLRYHFAKGFKPPHGMTPEQLVAALSRKFVDIDAHQQCAFDFDISAGRFEVLDLSHNLLLVFFVEGQTAEPQRTQIQLDGGKFLVPNRPTEPRDKVLGEGRFSFRQVADVHPGKHRIEIANRMNELGRFWMIQYPPAFEPHRVEYERFLSGKRLLLTPTFRELYKTQLINEGEGLPVADMTYLFTDLKGSTSLYDTVGDLNAYFLVRQHFEILNKVVSARSGIIVKTIGDAILAAFERSRDAVGAGIEMVQELVRFNRTVSRPLILKVGIHKGRSVAVSLNDRIDYFGQDVNIAARVQGLVEGDEVCISQEVMEAPGVADLVAAHRASADHVQVKGVGQKVAIHRIAIS
- a CDS encoding ChaN family lipoprotein, with translation MRRPSVGWIPLLGLLNVLSACSASSWQAPLGRDHVLVGRIWDVAAGKFIDRRDLDTRLARADFVLLGEKHDNPDHHRLQADILRTLIGAGRRPAVAFEMYTADDADAIASHLARAPKDAAGLGPAVNWDTSGWPDWAMYQPIAEAALGARQPIIAANLSNSTARKMSRDGQALDASLTRELGLDRPLADPLRARMAADIRHSHCGYGSEASVNAMVEVQRARDAQMARSLIKGATADGAVLIAGSGHGRNDYGVPIYLAAAAGNKRVVSIAFTEVDERAVDPGLYALPEDAGRAPFDYLWFTPRVDNEDPCEKFKAQIERLKKPQ